In Desulfosediminicola ganghwensis, a single window of DNA contains:
- a CDS encoding 4Fe-4S dicluster domain-containing protein gives MKNYSLNSFVVADPDKCIGCRVCQIACSAAHADGDRALTVGSMKNPFQPRLHLMRHRYGYAPVQCRHCEGAPCANSCQVAAIIQKEGVILVDEDKCMGCKTCLIACPFGALEMAPVYRDGKAVEQNFYLDREGTVQAAGAEHAKHRYVATKCDLCRDSDRQPACVANCPQQALGLIDPGQHRAQRMSAAATGLAKMSTHRNR, from the coding sequence ATGAAGAACTACAGTTTAAACAGTTTTGTGGTGGCTGATCCGGATAAATGTATCGGCTGCCGGGTGTGCCAGATAGCCTGTTCGGCGGCACATGCAGATGGAGATCGTGCGCTCACGGTGGGCAGTATGAAAAATCCTTTCCAGCCGCGTTTACACCTTATGCGCCATCGCTACGGTTATGCCCCGGTGCAGTGTCGCCACTGTGAGGGTGCTCCATGCGCCAACAGCTGTCAGGTTGCCGCCATAATCCAGAAAGAGGGTGTCATCCTGGTGGATGAAGATAAATGCATGGGCTGCAAGACCTGCCTGATTGCCTGCCCCTTCGGCGCCTTGGAAATGGCTCCTGTCTACAGAGACGGCAAAGCGGTGGAACAAAATTTTTATCTGGACCGGGAGGGAACCGTTCAGGCCGCTGGAGCAGAGCACGCCAAGCATCGCTATGTGGCAACGAAATGTGATCTCTGCCGCGACAGCGACCGGCAGCCCGCCTGCGTGGCGAATTGCCCGCAGCAGGCTCTGGGGTTGATAGATCCCGGTCAGCACCGGGCACAGCGCATGAGTGCAGCGGCAACAGGACTGGCGAAAATGAGCACGCATCGTAACAGATGA
- a CDS encoding [FeFe] hydrogenase, group A, giving the protein MTESIVSIDSELCTGCGRCKDICPVGAISGEPAEPHRIAASSCIVCGQCVQVCSGFDSSLKEYPTGRQQRLRQRGMLDSVSEPLFAAHYRGDIHALLAALEDGSTSTFVQCAPAVRVALGEEFGMGYGALTPGKLAAALRALGFDRVYDTTFAADLTIMEEGAELIERIQGKGRLPMFTSCCPGWVKFIEDQHPDLLENMSSCKSPQQMAGTLFKTYGAGVDKVDPASIFSVAVMPCTAKKFECARPEMDASGHRDVDLVITTRELAQLIKHKGLDFLGLDDEPFDNPLGCYSGAGNIFGTTGGVMEAALRSACEVLTGVPLGEIELEYVRGGEGLRYADIVHQDLELRVAIVAGLANVRRLLDEVRRGEADVHFVEVMCCPMGCVSGGGQPKPLLPAQHLEAHAGRKSGLYCHDKKLAVRKSHDNPQVKKLYADFLGEPLGHESHRLLHTDHTSRRRA; this is encoded by the coding sequence ATGACTGAATCAATTGTTTCAATCGATAGCGAGTTGTGTACCGGCTGCGGCAGATGCAAGGATATCTGCCCGGTCGGTGCCATCAGCGGTGAGCCGGCTGAGCCTCACCGAATAGCCGCATCCAGTTGTATAGTGTGCGGTCAATGTGTGCAGGTGTGCAGCGGTTTCGATTCCTCCCTTAAGGAGTATCCCACCGGCAGGCAGCAGCGTCTCCGGCAAAGAGGCATGCTCGACTCGGTGTCAGAGCCCCTTTTTGCCGCGCATTACCGGGGGGATATCCACGCCCTGCTTGCAGCCCTTGAAGATGGCAGCACCTCAACCTTCGTGCAATGTGCGCCAGCGGTGCGCGTCGCCCTGGGTGAGGAGTTCGGCATGGGCTATGGCGCGCTTACTCCGGGCAAACTGGCCGCAGCCCTTCGCGCGCTGGGGTTTGACCGGGTCTATGATACAACTTTTGCCGCGGATCTCACCATCATGGAAGAAGGGGCGGAACTTATAGAACGCATCCAGGGCAAGGGGCGGCTGCCGATGTTTACCTCATGCTGTCCCGGCTGGGTGAAGTTTATCGAAGACCAGCACCCCGATCTGCTAGAGAATATGTCCAGCTGCAAGTCGCCGCAGCAAATGGCGGGTACCCTGTTCAAAACCTATGGTGCCGGGGTGGATAAGGTTGATCCCGCCTCGATCTTCAGTGTGGCGGTCATGCCCTGTACCGCCAAGAAATTTGAATGTGCCAGGCCCGAGATGGATGCCAGCGGCCACCGTGACGTCGATCTGGTCATAACCACCAGGGAGCTGGCCCAGCTTATCAAACATAAGGGTTTGGATTTTCTCGGTCTGGACGATGAACCGTTCGACAACCCGCTGGGCTGTTATTCCGGGGCCGGTAATATTTTCGGCACCACCGGCGGAGTGATGGAAGCGGCTCTGCGGAGCGCCTGCGAGGTGCTTACCGGGGTTCCCCTGGGGGAGATCGAGCTGGAATATGTGCGGGGTGGTGAAGGTCTGCGCTATGCGGATATCGTCCACCAGGATCTTGAGTTGCGGGTCGCTATTGTGGCAGGTCTGGCCAACGTTCGTCGTTTGCTGGATGAGGTGCGGCGCGGTGAGGCGGATGTGCATTTTGTTGAGGTGATGTGCTGTCCCATGGGTTGTGTGAGTGGTGGCGGCCAACCCAAGCCGTTGTTGCCGGCTCAGCATCTCGAAGCCCATGCAGGGCGCAAGTCCGGCCTGTATTGTCATGACAAGAAGCTTGCCGTGCGCAAATCCCATGACAACCCTCAGGTGAAAAAGCTGTATGCGGATTTTCTGGGTGAACCGCTGGGCCATGAGTCGCACAGGCTGCTGCATACCGATCATACCAGCAGGAGGCGGGCATGA
- a CDS encoding 4Fe-4S dicluster domain-containing protein, producing the protein MNAFVVADAGLCIGCQACMIACAKAHSPAGSPESGQTTGAMAAGRVFQSRITLVRTAEVTVPVQCRHCENSPCANVCPVDAIVQKDACIDIVEKSCVGCKSCMLACPYGAIQVVADDTVCGKQAVVEFREKTGQDTLHVVVKCDLCFDHGSPACVKICPAGALRLVEGRQLSESIVSKRRAAAGRMGRIGSQH; encoded by the coding sequence ATGAACGCATTTGTTGTCGCTGATGCAGGGTTGTGTATAGGTTGCCAGGCCTGCATGATCGCCTGTGCCAAAGCGCATAGCCCTGCAGGAAGCCCTGAAAGTGGCCAGACAACAGGAGCAATGGCGGCTGGCCGTGTATTTCAATCCAGAATCACCCTGGTGCGTACCGCAGAGGTTACTGTACCCGTGCAATGCAGGCATTGTGAGAATTCCCCTTGCGCCAATGTCTGCCCGGTGGATGCCATCGTGCAGAAAGACGCGTGCATAGATATTGTCGAAAAGAGCTGTGTAGGTTGTAAAAGCTGTATGCTGGCCTGTCCGTACGGGGCCATTCAGGTAGTTGCGGATGATACCGTCTGTGGAAAACAAGCGGTTGTAGAATTTCGGGAAAAAACCGGTCAGGACACTCTTCATGTTGTGGTTAAATGCGATCTCTGTTTTGATCATGGTTCTCCGGCCTGTGTCAAGATCTGCCCGGCGGGGGCGCTGAGGCTGGTGGAAGGACGTCAGCTCAGTGAGAGTATCGTGTCGAAACGCAGGGCCGCCGCGGGCAGGATGGGGCGGATAGGTAGTCAGCATTAA
- a CDS encoding sigma-54 interaction domain-containing protein produces MSQNRDISRQDSAQKGELVRVFLADGTITYVNSVCCDFYEKTMDEMIGSNLAAYLSEDEREDIIAAIFSMSQDNPEVITRPRFTGKDGKSRYLEYRNRGIFQADGTIVAYQSVGVVLAEEQRLVPVPGTMEVPSKVAGSPHTSGRSRENAPGFFSEQMREIRRQAEMYHHDRSIPVLIEGETGVGKEIIAKLIHFGGTTSLRPFVDINCTAITPSLFESELFGYDSGAFTGADGRGKQGKLDCARGGTLFLDEVAEIPTELQAKLLRVLEEKAFYRVGGLRRIHTDIRVVAATNVDLDSRVAAETFRRDLYYRLRVGHIRIPALRERREDILPLAGLLLNQSARKRNKRFADINDGAARLLLDHPWPGNIRELKNLMEWVTFMFDARHLAAEHIADRLTVPAHYQPAVPALLPSGRGRSSVRIEISKAEVLAAIDQCRGNKTQAARRLGISIRTLYNRLM; encoded by the coding sequence ATGTCGCAGAACAGAGATATATCCCGTCAGGATTCAGCGCAAAAAGGAGAACTCGTCAGGGTGTTTCTCGCCGATGGCACTATCACCTACGTGAACAGTGTCTGCTGTGATTTTTACGAGAAAACGATGGATGAGATGATAGGCAGCAACCTGGCGGCCTATCTCTCCGAAGACGAGCGGGAAGATATTATCGCGGCCATTTTTTCCATGAGCCAGGACAACCCTGAGGTTATAACCCGACCGCGATTTACCGGCAAAGACGGCAAATCCCGCTATCTCGAATATCGCAACCGGGGAATATTCCAGGCCGACGGCACCATAGTGGCGTACCAGTCGGTGGGAGTGGTCCTCGCCGAAGAACAACGGCTGGTGCCTGTTCCCGGGACCATGGAAGTGCCATCGAAGGTGGCGGGCAGTCCCCATACCTCCGGAAGAAGCCGGGAAAATGCACCCGGCTTTTTTTCCGAGCAGATGCGTGAGATCAGGCGTCAGGCCGAGATGTATCACCACGACCGTTCGATTCCGGTGTTGATCGAAGGGGAGACCGGGGTGGGTAAGGAAATCATAGCCAAACTCATCCATTTCGGGGGCACCACCTCACTGCGCCCATTTGTCGATATCAACTGTACCGCCATCACCCCATCACTTTTTGAGAGTGAGCTGTTTGGGTATGATTCCGGAGCGTTTACCGGCGCGGATGGCCGTGGAAAACAGGGCAAGCTCGATTGCGCCAGGGGCGGCACGCTCTTTCTGGATGAGGTGGCGGAGATTCCTACTGAACTCCAGGCTAAACTTCTCAGGGTGCTGGAGGAGAAAGCCTTTTACCGGGTGGGTGGCCTGCGCCGCATACATACCGATATCCGGGTGGTTGCGGCCACCAATGTCGACTTAGACAGTCGTGTCGCAGCCGAGACCTTTCGTCGGGATCTGTACTATCGCCTGCGTGTCGGCCATATCCGCATTCCGGCCTTGCGGGAACGGCGGGAGGATATCCTGCCCCTGGCCGGGCTTCTGCTGAACCAGTCTGCCCGAAAGCGTAATAAGAGGTTTGCGGATATCAATGACGGGGCCGCCCGCCTGCTGCTCGATCACCCGTGGCCCGGGAACATTCGTGAATTGAAAAACCTCATGGAATGGGTCACGTTCATGTTTGATGCCCGGCACCTTGCTGCTGAACATATCGCCGATCGTCTGACCGTTCCCGCCCATTACCAGCCCGCTGTACCGGCTCTTTTGCCGTCAGGCAGAGGCCGGAGTTCAGTCCGGATCGAAATTTCGAAAGCTGAGGTGCTGGCAGCCATTGATCAATGCCGGGGCAATAAGACCCAAGCTGCCCGCAGGCTGGGGATTTCCATTCGTACCCTCTATAACCGACTGATGTAA
- the hydG gene encoding [FeFe] hydrogenase H-cluster radical SAM maturase HydG: MIVHADPSYNFIDPEQISRIIDAARQPAPSQVREIIARGLEKKGLSLSDVAVLLQSDDTELDAEIFAAARRIKQEIYGNRIVLFAPLYVSNECANQCSYCGFNAKNSELVRKTLTSEEIAGEVRALEDCGQKRLLLVYGEHPKITAQWIADSVATVYETLSYKSGAIRRVNINCAPLDVASFKFLHQAGIGTYQCFQETYHQPTYEKMHLAGNKTDYLWRLQAMDRAQQAGIDDVGIGVLFGLYDHRFELLAMLRHAEELESRWGAGPHTISFPRMEPALGSELSQAPPYLISDHTFKKIVAITRLAVPYTGIIMSTRESATMRTELLQLGVSQMSAGSSTSPGGYSDGSLDEVTSQQFSLGDHRQLDDIVLDLVRQGFTPSWCTACYRTGRTGEHFMTLAKEGFIQNFCHPNALLTLKEYLNDYGGTATVEAGKHHIEGELEACQLKVKPQLEAKLAKIEAGERDLYV; this comes from the coding sequence ATGATAGTGCATGCCGATCCATCCTACAATTTTATCGACCCTGAGCAGATCTCACGCATTATTGACGCAGCTCGACAACCGGCTCCGTCACAGGTGCGTGAGATCATCGCCAGGGGGCTTGAGAAAAAAGGCCTCTCTTTATCAGATGTTGCTGTCTTGCTGCAAAGTGACGATACCGAACTGGATGCGGAGATTTTTGCGGCCGCCAGACGGATAAAGCAGGAAATCTATGGCAACCGGATAGTGCTGTTCGCCCCTCTGTATGTGAGCAACGAATGTGCCAATCAATGCAGTTACTGCGGCTTCAACGCGAAAAACAGCGAACTGGTACGAAAAACCCTGACCAGCGAAGAGATTGCCGGAGAAGTACGCGCTCTGGAAGACTGCGGGCAAAAACGATTGCTGCTCGTTTATGGCGAGCACCCGAAGATTACAGCGCAGTGGATCGCCGATAGCGTTGCCACGGTATACGAGACGCTCTCATACAAAAGCGGCGCCATCAGACGGGTGAATATCAACTGTGCGCCGCTGGACGTTGCCAGCTTCAAGTTCCTGCATCAGGCGGGAATAGGCACCTACCAGTGTTTTCAGGAGACCTACCATCAGCCGACCTATGAGAAGATGCACCTGGCCGGGAACAAGACCGATTACCTGTGGCGTCTGCAGGCCATGGACCGGGCGCAGCAGGCAGGCATCGATGACGTGGGCATCGGCGTGCTGTTTGGCCTGTATGACCATCGTTTCGAGTTGCTGGCCATGCTGAGGCATGCTGAGGAGCTGGAGAGTCGTTGGGGTGCGGGGCCGCATACCATCTCTTTCCCGCGTATGGAACCCGCCCTGGGTTCCGAGCTTTCCCAGGCTCCCCCGTACCTGATCTCCGACCATACGTTCAAGAAAATTGTGGCTATTACCAGGCTGGCGGTGCCGTATACCGGAATAATCATGAGTACCCGCGAGAGTGCCACGATGCGAACCGAATTACTGCAGCTCGGGGTATCCCAGATGAGCGCTGGCTCAAGCACCTCGCCGGGCGGATACAGTGACGGTTCTTTGGACGAGGTTACCAGTCAGCAGTTCTCTTTGGGGGATCATCGCCAGCTGGATGATATTGTATTAGATCTGGTGCGGCAGGGGTTTACCCCGTCCTGGTGCACGGCCTGTTACCGAACGGGCCGGACCGGCGAGCATTTCATGACTCTGGCCAAAGAGGGCTTCATCCAGAATTTTTGCCACCCCAATGCCTTGCTCACCCTCAAGGAATACCTCAATGATTATGGCGGAACCGCGACTGTCGAGGCGGGCAAACACCATATCGAGGGCGAGCTGGAAGCGTGTCAGCTGAAAGTCAAACCTCAACTTGAGGCCAAACTTGCCAAAATCGAGGCTGGTGAGCGTGACCTCTATGTGTGA
- the hydF gene encoding [FeFe] hydrogenase H-cluster maturation GTPase HydF: MTTTPLAELCRIVIAGVRNAGKSSLLNNLFQKDEAIISTTPGTTTDPVTRKIELGKLGMCAVTDTAGFDDEGDLGELRVSKTSERLETADLILFATPANLPPEQAELDFLNWLRTNTRPWLGVMTFADQAVHPEKERFFQGANSVSVNNNSLDSGLELIRRMESLEHLLEQELTPVQGLVQEGDLVLLVTPVDLAAPRGRLILPQVETIRDLLDRDCAALVVKERELRSYYNNLGIRPALVITDSQAFSKVAADLPPDQPLTSFSLLFARKKADPKWLIKSLKVLENFSENGRVLVMEACSHHRQADDLGTVKIPRLFRQVVGSQVEFCHTRKLPDDLASYDLILHCGGCMLSRKAILYRMRQFEAQGIPVINFGMFLAWANGLMPRALEPIDEMISLYRELHQPG; encoded by the coding sequence ATGACCACCACTCCCCTTGCGGAACTGTGCCGTATTGTAATAGCCGGTGTACGAAATGCCGGAAAATCGAGCCTGCTGAACAACCTGTTCCAGAAGGATGAAGCGATAATCTCCACCACGCCGGGCACCACCACCGACCCGGTCACCAGAAAGATAGAACTCGGCAAACTGGGCATGTGCGCAGTCACCGATACCGCAGGTTTTGACGATGAAGGGGATCTCGGGGAATTGCGGGTAAGTAAAACCAGCGAGAGACTGGAGACGGCAGACCTGATTCTTTTTGCCACCCCCGCCAACCTTCCGCCCGAGCAGGCGGAGCTGGATTTTCTCAACTGGCTCAGGACAAATACCCGCCCCTGGCTGGGGGTGATGACTTTTGCAGATCAGGCCGTCCACCCGGAAAAAGAGAGGTTCTTTCAAGGAGCGAACTCTGTTTCCGTCAATAACAACAGCCTTGATAGCGGGCTGGAGCTGATCAGGAGAATGGAATCGCTGGAGCATCTCCTGGAACAGGAACTTACTCCGGTTCAGGGGCTGGTACAGGAAGGGGATCTTGTACTCCTGGTCACGCCTGTCGATCTGGCCGCCCCCAGGGGACGCCTGATACTTCCCCAGGTGGAAACCATCCGTGATCTGCTCGACCGGGATTGTGCGGCGCTGGTGGTAAAAGAGAGGGAGTTGCGCAGTTATTATAACAACCTCGGCATACGTCCGGCCCTGGTCATCACCGATAGTCAGGCGTTCAGCAAGGTGGCGGCGGATCTGCCGCCGGACCAGCCGCTCACCTCATTTTCCCTGCTCTTTGCCAGAAAAAAAGCCGACCCAAAATGGCTGATCAAGAGTTTGAAAGTGCTGGAGAATTTCTCGGAAAACGGCAGGGTACTGGTGATGGAGGCATGCTCCCATCACCGGCAGGCCGATGATCTCGGCACGGTGAAAATTCCACGGTTATTCAGACAGGTGGTCGGCTCCCAGGTGGAATTCTGTCACACCAGAAAGCTACCCGACGACCTCGCCTCCTATGATCTCATTCTCCATTGCGGCGGCTGTATGCTCTCCCGCAAAGCCATCCTCTACCGCATGCGACAATTTGAGGCGCAGGGGATTCCGGTGATCAATTTCGGCATGTTTCTGGCCTGGGCCAACGGGCTGATGCCCAGGGCACTGGAACCCATTGACGAGATGATTTCACTCTACAGGGAACTGCACCAGCCGGGCTGA
- a CDS encoding lyase family protein produces the protein MKSLYGPETSKALSYLGPGQTPGPMIQALAQVKLAAILAQQETCSLYPAELFELLQEAAAKVISGELNEHFPLDLAQGGAGTSLHMNICEVLASYVNRAAECRAGQSPHERLDPLEHLARFQSTNDIFPTSVILMSYRFLERIEQQVIHLQAQLVKREQLYEQWLMCGRTEMQDALPITLGQVFGAWAGPIERDRWRLHKLKERLRTIPLGGTALGTGFSAPRAYVFAAERHLQRLTGLPLCRSQNLCDQVAHVDNLAECARGMGLCADNLYKIASDLILYSSSFCREIRHHEVAYGSTIMPDKANPILLELIRGLAMECSSTADLIGLYARSGQLQLNANLPFLAEQMIRLASRLEKALTTASGPLMEALVPDRERLEANLTSSPALINTLRAALGYHGLKELLPQIKAARISTVQELADWLEAHTELDRAFLDNWSSPVTLTTMKKDFR, from the coding sequence ATGAAATCTTTATACGGACCGGAAACCTCAAAAGCACTCAGCTATCTCGGCCCCGGCCAGACACCCGGGCCGATGATCCAGGCGCTGGCTCAGGTCAAACTTGCCGCCATACTGGCCCAGCAGGAGACATGCAGTCTCTATCCGGCAGAGCTCTTCGAATTGCTGCAGGAGGCGGCGGCAAAAGTCATCTCCGGAGAGCTGAATGAACATTTCCCCCTCGACCTGGCCCAGGGCGGAGCGGGGACCAGCCTGCATATGAACATCTGCGAAGTGCTGGCCTCCTATGTCAACCGGGCCGCAGAGTGTCGCGCAGGGCAGTCGCCGCATGAACGGCTCGACCCGCTGGAGCATCTGGCCCGGTTCCAATCGACCAATGACATTTTCCCCACCAGTGTCATCCTGATGAGCTACCGCTTCCTAGAGCGCATCGAACAGCAGGTCATCCACCTGCAGGCACAACTGGTAAAACGGGAACAACTCTACGAGCAGTGGCTGATGTGCGGCCGAACGGAAATGCAGGACGCCCTGCCCATCACCCTGGGGCAGGTTTTCGGTGCCTGGGCAGGACCAATCGAGCGCGACCGCTGGCGCCTGCACAAGCTGAAAGAGCGCTTGCGTACCATCCCCCTGGGCGGCACCGCGCTCGGTACCGGTTTTTCGGCCCCCAGAGCCTATGTCTTTGCGGCCGAGCGCCACCTGCAGCGGCTCACCGGCCTACCGCTCTGCCGCAGCCAGAATCTCTGCGACCAGGTGGCCCATGTGGACAACCTGGCCGAATGCGCCCGCGGCATGGGGCTCTGTGCCGACAATCTGTACAAGATTGCCTCTGACCTGATCCTCTACAGCTCGTCATTCTGCCGCGAAATCCGCCATCATGAAGTTGCCTACGGGTCAACGATTATGCCGGACAAGGCCAACCCGATTCTATTGGAACTGATACGCGGCCTCGCCATGGAGTGTTCCTCCACCGCTGACCTCATCGGCCTCTACGCCAGGTCGGGTCAGCTTCAGCTTAACGCCAACCTGCCCTTTCTTGCCGAGCAGATGATACGGCTTGCCAGCCGACTCGAAAAAGCGCTCACCACCGCCTCAGGCCCGCTCATGGAGGCCCTGGTGCCGGACAGGGAACGACTTGAAGCAAACCTCACCTCAAGCCCCGCCCTCATTAACACCTTGAGAGCGGCGCTGGGCTACCATGGACTGAAAGAGCTGCTGCCGCAAATCAAAGCGGCGAGGATCTCGACTGTGCAGGAACTGGCCGATTGGCTGGAGGCGCACACAGAACTGGACAGGGCCTTTCTCGACAACTGGTCTTCCCCCGTGACACTTACCACCATGAAAAAGGATTTTCGATAA
- the hydE gene encoding [FeFe] hydrogenase H-cluster radical SAM maturase HydE, translating to MKPNSPGASRHQIRYHFFTTPTEELVQRGFATCQQTMGKSVLLRGLIEFTNHCNCNCLYCGIRRGNQAIRRYRLAEEEILALVARGRELQLSTFVLQGGEDPEWHTDRICRLVERIKAFTGPAAAVTLSCGNRTPAEYRSMASAGADRYLIRFETSDPELYARLHYGQSLAERLDAVRAVQAAGLQTGSGFMTGLPGQTPETELNNIQLSQELELDMVGVGPFIPHQQTPLASSRQQGLEATIRATALLRLALPQAHLPATTSAGSLAADGREQMIAAGANVLMPNITTKDFRKDYALYPGKICLDETDIEGAVQGLVPTLATLGKKLSFTRGDTPTWSSSNQQI from the coding sequence ATGAAGCCCAATTCTCCCGGAGCAAGCCGGCACCAGATACGATATCATTTCTTTACCACCCCGACCGAAGAGTTGGTTCAACGTGGTTTTGCAACCTGTCAGCAAACAATGGGCAAGAGCGTACTGCTTCGCGGCTTGATTGAATTCACCAATCATTGTAACTGCAACTGTCTCTACTGCGGAATCAGGCGCGGCAACCAGGCCATTCGGCGCTACCGCCTCGCAGAAGAGGAAATCCTGGCCTTGGTGGCACGTGGCCGCGAGTTGCAATTATCGACGTTTGTTCTGCAGGGAGGTGAAGACCCGGAGTGGCATACCGACCGTATCTGCAGGCTTGTGGAACGCATCAAGGCGTTTACCGGACCGGCCGCAGCCGTCACCCTCAGCTGCGGCAATCGCACACCGGCGGAGTACCGCTCTATGGCCAGTGCCGGTGCCGACAGATACCTTATCCGCTTTGAGACCTCCGACCCGGAGTTATATGCGCGACTGCATTACGGGCAATCGCTCGCCGAACGGCTCGATGCAGTGCGAGCCGTGCAGGCTGCCGGGCTGCAGACAGGCTCCGGATTCATGACCGGCCTTCCCGGCCAGACGCCTGAAACAGAGTTGAACAATATTCAGCTCAGCCAGGAACTCGAACTCGACATGGTCGGGGTCGGCCCCTTTATTCCCCACCAGCAGACACCACTTGCCAGCAGCAGACAGCAGGGACTCGAAGCCACCATTCGGGCAACCGCCCTGCTCCGGCTGGCTTTGCCACAGGCACACCTGCCCGCCACCACCTCCGCAGGCTCTCTTGCCGCGGATGGTCGTGAGCAGATGATTGCGGCTGGTGCCAATGTCCTGATGCCCAATATCACCACCAAGGATTTTCGTAAAGATTACGCTTTGTATCCCGGCAAGATCTGCCTCGATGAAACAGATATCGAAGGTGCGGTTCAGGGTCTGGTTCCCACCCTCGCAACTCTTGGCAAAAAACTCAGCTTTACCCGGGGTGACACCCCGACATGGTCTTCAAGTAACCAGCAAATCTGA